One genomic window of Desulfonauticus submarinus includes the following:
- a CDS encoding aminopeptidase has product MELEVKAKNCWNKYEGDPKLKKLSELYVEFLSSNKTERETISWVKQQLKQHGFSQDFSQEKVFRILHNKTIFIARKGKIPLAGGTRLIGAHADTPHLDLKQHPFYEECEVVLAKTHYYGGIRKHQWLARPLALHGVIVKEDGRQIEIKIGEDESDPVFTIADLLPHLAYKQIEKKLKDAFEAEKLNVILGHIPLKEKDAKTNKEKASLKKHLLMLLFEKYGVREEDFYSAEIQIVPAGKARFIGLDKGLIGGYGQDDRACVFLSLMAFLEQQEQPTHTQILIFWDKEEIGSDGSTGAKSWFLTYCLEDLLEGWQQKGKLSQVFLNMKALSADVHAPIDPDYQEVHEKLNASYLGHGPVFCKFTGHRGKYGANDAHAEYIAWLRQILNQNNIPWQMAELGKVDLGGGGTVAKFLAMYGSNVIDFGPGVLSMHSPFEISSVADLYATYLAYKTFLKA; this is encoded by the coding sequence ATGGAATTAGAAGTAAAAGCTAAAAATTGTTGGAATAAGTATGAAGGAGATCCAAAATTAAAAAAACTATCAGAATTGTATGTAGAATTCTTATCCTCAAACAAAACAGAAAGAGAAACCATTTCTTGGGTAAAACAACAGTTAAAACAACATGGCTTTAGCCAGGATTTTTCTCAAGAAAAAGTTTTTCGAATTCTACATAATAAAACAATTTTTATAGCTAGAAAGGGAAAAATACCTTTAGCAGGAGGAACACGTCTTATTGGAGCACATGCAGATACTCCTCATTTAGATCTAAAACAACATCCTTTTTATGAAGAATGTGAAGTAGTACTCGCCAAAACCCACTACTATGGAGGGATCAGAAAACACCAATGGTTAGCCAGGCCTCTTGCCCTTCATGGAGTAATAGTAAAAGAAGATGGAAGACAGATTGAGATCAAAATAGGTGAAGATGAAAGTGATCCTGTATTTACCATAGCAGACTTACTGCCCCACCTTGCATATAAACAAATAGAAAAAAAACTTAAAGATGCCTTTGAAGCAGAAAAATTAAATGTAATCTTAGGACATATACCGCTAAAAGAAAAAGATGCTAAAACAAATAAAGAAAAAGCAAGTCTAAAAAAACATCTCCTCATGCTTCTTTTTGAAAAATATGGAGTAAGAGAAGAAGACTTTTACAGTGCAGAGATACAAATAGTCCCTGCTGGTAAAGCTAGATTCATAGGGTTAGATAAAGGCCTAATCGGAGGTTATGGCCAAGACGATAGGGCTTGTGTGTTTTTATCTTTAATGGCATTTTTAGAACAACAAGAACAACCTACACATACCCAAATTCTTATTTTTTGGGACAAAGAAGAAATTGGATCTGATGGGTCTACTGGGGCAAAATCTTGGTTTTTAACTTATTGCTTAGAAGACCTTTTAGAGGGGTGGCAACAAAAAGGTAAACTTTCTCAAGTTTTTTTAAATATGAAAGCTCTTTCAGCAGATGTTCACGCGCCTATAGATCCAGATTATCAAGAAGTACATGAAAAATTAAATGCATCTTACTTAGGACATGGTCCTGTATTTTGTAAATTTACAGGTCACAGGGGAAAATATGGGGCTAATGATGCCCATGCAGAGTACATAGCGTGGCTAAGACAAATTTTAAATCAAAACAACATTCCTTGGCAAATGGCAGAATTAGGAAAAGTAGACCTTGGAGGTGGTGGCACAGTAGCAAAATTTTTGGCTATGTATGGAAGCAATGTAATAGACTTTGGTCCTGGAGTTTTAAGTATGCACAGCCCGTTTGAAATTAGTAGCGTAGCAGATCTATATGCTACTTATCTTGCCTATAAAACCTTTTTAAAAGCTTAA
- a CDS encoding glycosyltransferase family 4 protein codes for MTIVVHIDLGKEWRGGQRQVYYLIEEQIKRTGLQIYLASPYNTPLLTKVKQNFTNVKTIGLYSSFEFDLRNIFKLYSYLNKKDFNIILHTHDAKGAGLGYILKKIFPHIKLIHTRRVSYKIKKIWAKRKYYSADLIVGVSKDICTALKLEGLNGKIVYIPSSIKKQRYVVKKDNRWHNPLRLGVIGALSPQKGHELLLRTLVKLNLDFELWIIGSGKLERFLQNLVHSLQLTNKVKFLGFVESNKVLSQLDILIVPSVDGEGSSATIKEGWASGVPVIASDLEANLELIKPNINGLIFKRKDPSSLLELIKKLLNNSELYEKLKATGLQEVNQYSPVAMEQAYWKIYNKNI; via the coding sequence ATGACGATTGTAGTTCATATAGATTTAGGTAAAGAATGGCGTGGTGGCCAGAGACAGGTTTATTATCTTATAGAAGAACAAATCAAACGAACAGGATTACAGATATATCTTGCTTCGCCGTATAATACTCCTTTATTAACCAAAGTAAAACAAAATTTTACTAATGTAAAAACTATAGGCTTATATTCTTCTTTTGAATTTGATTTGAGAAATATTTTTAAGCTATATTCCTATTTAAATAAAAAAGACTTTAATATTATTTTGCATACTCATGATGCCAAAGGGGCAGGTCTTGGATACATATTGAAAAAAATATTTCCACATATAAAATTAATTCACACTAGGAGAGTTTCTTATAAGATAAAAAAAATATGGGCAAAAAGAAAATATTACAGCGCTGATTTAATAGTAGGTGTGAGTAAAGATATTTGTACAGCATTGAAGCTGGAAGGGTTAAATGGAAAAATAGTCTATATTCCAAGTTCAATCAAAAAACAGAGATATGTAGTAAAAAAAGATAATAGATGGCATAATCCTCTAAGGTTAGGAGTTATTGGAGCCTTAAGCCCGCAAAAAGGTCATGAATTATTATTGCGTACTTTAGTTAAATTAAACTTGGATTTTGAATTGTGGATTATTGGTAGTGGGAAATTAGAAAGGTTTTTACAGAATTTGGTGCATTCTTTACAATTAACTAATAAAGTAAAATTTTTAGGATTTGTTGAGAGTAATAAAGTTTTATCCCAGTTAGATATTTTAATTGTTCCTTCAGTAGATGGAGAGGGGAGTAGCGCTACAATTAAAGAAGGGTGGGCGAGTGGAGTTCCAGTAATTGCATCTGATTTAGAAGCTAATCTTGAACTTATTAAACCTAATATAAATGGTCTTATTTTTAAACGTAAAGATCCTTCTTCTTTGCTTGAGTTAATAAAGAAGTTGCTTAATAATAGTGAGCTATACGAGAAATTAAAAGCAACAGGGCTTCAAGAGGTAAATCAATATAGCCCTGTTGCTATGGAGCAGGCGTACTGGAAAATTTATAATAAAAATATTTAA
- a CDS encoding aminotransferase class IV: MIKVLDTDNYVKEILTKSRPNEKDYLVFYDHRLGVACKNPRLFLIPIDDHLVHRGDGVFETMKFKKRKIYLLKEHLERLKRSAKSIYLDPPCSWEDVERIILEVCKASETDDALISLYLGRGPGGFTTDFRECPYSSFYIVVRKYPYKKESFWEKGVTAFKCDIPAKQSYLAKVKTVDYLPNVLMKREAILKGYDYPLCFDEHGFLAEGSTENVIIVDQQGRVIVPELKNALSGTTLMRALELIKDKFTFLFRPIREEEIYEAKEVILLGTTIDAVSVVRYNDKPIHDVRPGPVSKTIRTLLLQDQKENGVCF; the protein is encoded by the coding sequence ATGATTAAAGTATTAGATACTGATAATTATGTTAAAGAAATTTTAACAAAATCTAGACCTAATGAAAAAGATTATCTTGTTTTTTATGATCATAGGCTCGGAGTTGCTTGTAAAAATCCTAGGTTATTTCTAATCCCCATAGATGATCATTTAGTACATAGGGGTGATGGTGTATTTGAAACAATGAAATTTAAAAAACGTAAGATTTATTTATTAAAAGAGCATCTTGAGCGACTTAAAAGGTCAGCAAAATCTATATATTTAGATCCACCTTGTTCATGGGAAGATGTTGAACGAATTATTTTAGAAGTGTGTAAAGCATCAGAAACAGATGATGCCCTAATTTCGCTTTATCTAGGTAGAGGGCCAGGTGGTTTTACCACAGATTTTAGAGAGTGTCCTTATTCTAGTTTTTATATTGTTGTACGTAAATATCCTTATAAGAAAGAAAGTTTTTGGGAAAAAGGAGTTACTGCTTTTAAATGTGATATTCCTGCTAAACAGTCTTATTTGGCAAAAGTAAAAACCGTAGATTATTTACCCAATGTTTTAATGAAAAGAGAAGCAATTTTAAAAGGATATGATTATCCTCTTTGCTTTGATGAACATGGATTTTTGGCAGAAGGCTCTACTGAAAATGTGATTATTGTTGATCAGCAAGGACGAGTTATTGTTCCAGAACTCAAAAATGCTCTTAGTGGAACTACTTTAATGCGAGCATTAGAATTGATTAAAGATAAATTTACTTTTTTATTCCGTCCTATTCGAGAAGAAGAAATATATGAAGCTAAAGAGGTTATTTTATTGGGAACTACTATAGATGCTGTTAGTGTTGTCCGATATAATGATAAGCCTATTCATGATGTCCGTCCAGGGCCTGTAAGCAAAACAATTAGGACCCTTTTATTACAAGATCAAAAAGAAAATGGGGTTTGTTTTTAA
- a CDS encoding aspartate-semialdehyde dehydrogenase, which translates to MKKNPVVAVVGATGAVGREMLKVLEQRDFPAKDVRAFASARSKGVKLPFKGGEIIVEELTEDSFKGIDLALFSAGGGVSKKFAPIAAEDGCVVVDNSSAWRMDDNVPLVVPEVNPEDLDWHKGIIANPNCSTIQMVVVLKPLHDVAKIKRVVVSTYQAVSGTGQKAIQELENQVRQIFNMKEVECKVYPHQIAFNCLPHIDVFLDNDYTKEEMKMVNETKKIMHAPEIKVTATTVRVPVFYGHSESVNIEFYNSISAKEARAILSQAPGVKVLDNPKESIYPLAIYAAGEDDTFVGRIREDDTVDNGLNLWIVADNLRKGAALNAVQIAEHLIIRELLR; encoded by the coding sequence ATGAAAAAAAATCCAGTAGTTGCTGTGGTAGGAGCCACTGGAGCTGTAGGAAGAGAGATGTTAAAAGTCTTAGAGCAACGAGATTTTCCTGCAAAAGATGTGAGAGCTTTTGCTTCTGCTCGTTCTAAAGGAGTTAAGCTTCCCTTTAAGGGAGGAGAGATAATTGTAGAAGAATTAACAGAAGATTCATTTAAGGGAATAGACCTGGCTTTGTTTTCTGCTGGTGGAGGAGTTTCTAAAAAATTTGCTCCTATTGCAGCAGAAGATGGTTGTGTAGTAGTAGATAATTCTAGTGCTTGGCGTATGGATGATAATGTGCCTTTAGTGGTTCCTGAAGTAAATCCAGAAGACCTTGACTGGCATAAAGGAATTATTGCCAATCCAAATTGTTCTACTATTCAGATGGTAGTAGTTTTAAAACCGTTACATGATGTAGCAAAAATCAAAAGGGTTGTTGTGTCCACTTATCAGGCAGTTTCTGGGACTGGACAAAAGGCAATTCAAGAGCTTGAAAATCAAGTAAGGCAGATTTTTAATATGAAAGAGGTAGAGTGCAAAGTATATCCTCATCAGATAGCCTTTAATTGTTTGCCTCATATAGATGTGTTTTTAGATAATGATTATACTAAAGAAGAAATGAAAATGGTTAATGAGACAAAAAAAATTATGCACGCTCCTGAAATTAAAGTCACTGCTACAACTGTGAGAGTACCAGTTTTTTATGGACATAGTGAATCGGTTAATATTGAGTTTTATAATAGCATCTCTGCAAAAGAGGCCAGAGCTATTTTAAGTCAAGCTCCTGGGGTAAAGGTTTTGGATAATCCAAAAGAAAGTATCTATCCTTTAGCAATCTATGCCGCAGGAGAAGATGATACCTTTGTAGGAAGGATTAGAGAAGATGATACTGTAGATAATGGACTTAATTTATGGATTGTTGCAGATAATTTACGTAAGGGTGCAGCCCTAAATGCTGTTCAAATAGCTGAACATCTTATTATACGAGAGTTGCTAAGATAA
- the metF gene encoding methylenetetrahydrofolate reductase [NAD(P)H], with product MIAELLNKTDFFISLEFFPPKDREKWPSFFREVELLKKINPLFVSVTYGAGGSTRDYTLEIVKILKQDLSLEPMAHLTCVGASEQNICSFLDSLQKIKVKNILALRGDPPKGEKSFVPDSDRFKHASDLVSFIREKYGKDFSLGVAGYPEGHIEALSLESDLEFLKLKLDLGGDFVITQLFFDNNLYFDFVNRARSLGIKKPIIPGILPIMNLKGIKRITQLCGATIPEELLEKLEYAEAKKGGEGVIEVGIEHARKQFIELKEKGVCGVHFYTLNKSYACLKILDGIV from the coding sequence TTGATAGCAGAACTTCTTAATAAAACAGATTTTTTTATTTCACTAGAATTTTTTCCTCCAAAAGATAGAGAAAAATGGCCATCATTTTTTAGGGAAGTTGAATTATTAAAAAAAATTAATCCATTATTTGTCTCGGTCACTTATGGCGCAGGAGGAAGCACTAGAGATTATACCCTTGAGATAGTAAAAATATTAAAACAAGATTTATCTTTGGAACCGATGGCGCATTTAACTTGTGTGGGTGCTTCTGAACAAAATATTTGTTCTTTTTTAGACTCTTTACAAAAAATTAAAGTAAAAAATATCTTAGCTCTTAGAGGAGATCCACCAAAAGGAGAAAAATCTTTTGTTCCTGATAGTGATAGGTTTAAACACGCATCAGACTTGGTCTCTTTTATTAGAGAGAAATATGGAAAAGACTTTTCTCTTGGTGTTGCTGGTTATCCTGAAGGTCATATTGAAGCTTTGAGCTTAGAAAGTGATTTGGAATTTTTAAAGTTAAAGCTCGATTTAGGTGGAGATTTTGTTATTACTCAGCTTTTTTTTGATAATAATTTGTACTTTGATTTTGTAAATAGAGCTCGTTCTCTTGGGATTAAAAAACCTATTATTCCAGGAATATTGCCTATCATGAATCTTAAAGGAATCAAGAGAATTACGCAATTGTGCGGAGCGACAATTCCAGAAGAATTATTAGAGAAATTAGAATATGCAGAAGCAAAAAAGGGAGGAGAAGGGGTAATAGAAGTTGGAATTGAACATGCCAGAAAGCAGTTTATTGAATTGAAAGAAAAAGGAGTATGTGGAGTACACTTTTATACTTTAAATAAATCATATGCTTGTTTAAAGATATTAGATGGCATTGTATAG